The following proteins are encoded in a genomic region of Bubalus kerabau isolate K-KA32 ecotype Philippines breed swamp buffalo chromosome 13, PCC_UOA_SB_1v2, whole genome shotgun sequence:
- the CST8 gene encoding cystatin-8, which produces MSLSLGPGGGCPGGSKERHKVPRWLALLLLALLVALVALGGNTLVYKDTDKVLWELKNVSSTSGNVKQCLWFAMQEYNKDSEDKFFFQVVKVWQVQMQVTDRLEYFIDAEISRTNCRKLPNSNENCVVKNTSKLEKRQMCTFWVGALPWHGYFTVMKKQCVDI; this is translated from the exons ATGTCTctctccctgggtcctggtggggGCTGTCCTGGAGGGTCCAAGG AGAGACACAAAGTCCCCAGGTGGTTGGCGCTT CTCCTGCTTGCCCTCCTGGTGGCCCTGGTGGCCCTGGGGGGCAACACCCTTGTATACAAGGACACAGACAAGGTCTTGTGGGAATTAAAGAACGTCAGCAGCACAAGCGGCAACGTGAAGCAGTGTCTGTGGTTCGCCATGCAGGAGTACAACAAGGATAGCGAGGACAAATTCTTCTTCCAGGTGGTCAAGGTGTGGCAGGTGCAGATGCAG GTCACAGATCGTCTGGAATACTTTATTGACGCTGAAATCTCCCGCACCAACTGCAGAAAGCTTCCAAACAGTAACGAGAATTGCGTGGTTAAGAACACCTCCAAACTGGAAAAG AGACAAATGTGCACCTTCTGGGTGGGCGCACTCCCATGGCACGGCTATTTCACTGTGATGAAGAAGCAGTGTGTGGACATCTAG
- the LOC129624939 gene encoding probable cystatin-15 yields MFWKLPLLLGLLALGPHVCSWMFEDVGKTEQEFSMCVEFAIHHFNEHQPDENAYKLLWVRRSQHKKFSLTYLMDLYLGRTICKKHDEDIDNCPLQEGPEGKKVNCTFTVASRPLYTQFTLLNSTCQQI; encoded by the exons ATGTTCTGGAAGCTGCCTCTGCTCCTGGGGCTTCTTGCTCTGGGGCCTCATGTCTGCAGCTGGATGTTTGAGGACGTCGGGAAGACAGAGCAAGAGTTCAGCATGTGTGTGGAGTTTGCCATCCACCACTTCAATGAGCACCAACCAGACGAGAATGCATACAAGCTGCTGTGGGTCAGGAGGAGTCAGCACAAG AAGTTCTCTTTGACGTATTTAATGGACCTGTACCTGGGCCGCACAATCTGTAAAAAACACGACGAAGACATCGACAACTGCCCCTTGCAAGAAGGCCCTGAAGGGAAAAAG gtgAACTGCACTTTCACTGTGGCCTCACGGCCCTTATATACCCAGTTTACCCTCctgaacagcacctgccagcagatATAG
- the LOC129624938 gene encoding probable cystatin-16 yields MTEERMRPPTWPLFGVHRRDWPGMLQKGWAEAPSKQEASSAGLQGVRAVEGTPAQRPLPHPCQLSFGLRSSSMFLKATLLLGLAVLGIHVWAIQMEFVDIRKDLDYFVVSVEFAVAWFNSGNTEEQAYKLLEVRRAQQKSWTMIYLMELDLGRTICKKHDEDIDNCPLQESPGERKVNCTFIVDSRPWFTQFTLLNSTCQQI; encoded by the exons ATGACTGAGGAGAGAATGCGACCCCCCACTTGGCCTCTGTTTGGTGTCCACAGGAGAGACTGGCCAGGGATGCTGCAGAAGGGCTGGGCAGAGGCCCCCTCAAAGCAGGAGGCCAGCAGCGCAGGGCTGCAGGGGGTACGGGCTGTGGAGGGCACCCCTGCCCAGAGACCACTCCCACACCCCTGTCAGCTGTCTTTTGGGCTGAGGTCGAGCAGCATGTTTCTGAAGGCAACTCTGCTTCTGGGGCTTGCTGTCCTGGGCATTCATGTCTGGGCCATTCAAATGGAATTTGTAGACATTAGAAAGGACCTCGATTATTTTGTGGTGTCTGTGGAGTTCGCCGTGGCTTGGTTCAACAGTGGCAATACCGAGGAGCAGGCCTACAAGCTGCTGGAGGTGAGGCGAGCCCAGCAAAAG AGCTGGACAATGATATATTTAATGGAACTGGACCTGGGCCGCACAATTTGTAAGAAACACGATGAAGACATTGACAACTGCCCCCTGCAAGAAAGCCCAGGAGAGAGAAAG gTGAACTGCACTTTCATTGTGGACTCACGGCCCTGGTTTACCCAGTTTACCCTCctgaacagcacctgccagcagatATAG